The Actinopolyspora erythraea genome has a segment encoding these proteins:
- a CDS encoding NYN domain-containing protein: protein MIPPTSGDDVDPQAATEAPETESDPPGSHDGPVVDWDELPGPLRARIAELAAAALGAMRPGDVPVRLRPITRFTVAKRAKLGQSDLLAAMRDSTVFHAAVLDWCRKKQPEALEQQQADPLAAATAAVLLNTVTAAHYVELVGHRVEHGKLREQRDSAVSRAERLAADNQRLRGELEEANRLARSAERHNSSDADRLRNRLRQQGVRLREQKDEVARLAAELERVTEQKDREMAELVAERDRDRARAAEERTRAERSYREAETARQSAREARRGDEVRLALLLETLEGSVAGLRRELGPARRGHDSAEHKPADTVGGVRAQAGSTEDVPDVAALDRLLALPAVHLVVDGYNVTKTGYPELPLAEQRDRLAHQLAVLAARSGAEVTVVFDGADVVSVPRSGPRGVRVLFSEPDVQADDVIRDLVDAEPDGRQIVVATSDREVVTSVRRRGAYAVASVVLLERVTPFWNQ from the coding sequence GTGATACCGCCTACATCGGGCGACGACGTCGACCCCCAAGCAGCCACCGAGGCTCCCGAGACGGAGAGCGACCCGCCGGGGAGCCACGACGGACCCGTCGTCGACTGGGACGAGCTTCCGGGACCGCTGCGGGCTCGGATAGCGGAGCTTGCTGCCGCGGCGCTGGGGGCGATGCGTCCCGGTGACGTGCCGGTGCGGTTGCGCCCGATCACGCGGTTCACCGTCGCGAAGCGGGCCAAGCTCGGTCAGTCCGACCTGTTGGCCGCGATGCGGGACTCGACGGTGTTTCACGCCGCCGTGCTGGACTGGTGCCGCAAGAAGCAGCCGGAGGCGCTGGAGCAGCAGCAGGCGGACCCCCTGGCGGCCGCCACGGCGGCCGTGCTGCTCAACACCGTCACCGCCGCCCACTACGTCGAGCTCGTCGGCCACCGCGTCGAGCACGGCAAGTTACGCGAGCAGCGCGACTCGGCGGTCTCCCGGGCGGAGCGGCTCGCCGCCGACAACCAGCGACTGCGTGGGGAGCTCGAAGAGGCGAACCGGCTCGCCCGCTCCGCCGAGCGGCACAACAGCTCCGATGCCGACCGGTTGCGCAACCGGCTGCGCCAGCAGGGGGTCCGCCTCCGGGAGCAGAAGGACGAGGTGGCGCGGCTGGCAGCCGAGCTGGAGCGGGTGACCGAGCAGAAGGACCGGGAGATGGCCGAGCTCGTGGCCGAGCGCGACCGCGACCGGGCGAGGGCGGCCGAGGAGCGCACCAGGGCCGAGCGCTCCTACCGCGAGGCGGAGACGGCGCGGCAGTCCGCGCGCGAGGCGAGACGCGGTGACGAGGTCAGACTGGCCCTGCTGCTGGAGACCCTGGAGGGGTCGGTGGCCGGGCTGCGGCGGGAGCTCGGTCCCGCCAGACGCGGGCACGACAGTGCCGAGCACAAGCCCGCGGACACCGTTGGCGGGGTGCGCGCGCAGGCGGGCTCCACCGAGGACGTGCCCGACGTGGCCGCGCTGGACCGCCTGCTGGCGCTGCCTGCCGTGCACCTGGTGGTGGACGGTTACAACGTGACCAAGACCGGTTATCCGGAGCTGCCGCTGGCCGAACAGCGCGACCGGTTGGCACACCAGCTCGCGGTGCTGGCCGCCAGGTCCGGTGCCGAGGTGACGGTCGTCTTCGACGGGGCCGACGTCGTCTCGGTGCCCAGGAGCGGTCCGCGCGGGGTCCGGGTGCTGTTCAGCGAGCCCGACGTGCAGGCCGACGACGTGATTCGCGACCTGGTCGACGCCGAACCCGACGGCCGCCAGATCGTCGTGGCCACTTCGGACCGTGAAGTGGTCACCTCGGTGCGGCGGAGGGGAGCTTACGCGGTGGCCTCGGTCGTGCTGCTGGAGCGCGTCACACCGTTCTGGAACCAGTGA
- a CDS encoding AMP-dependent synthetase/ligase, with product MREFSAPATVTVATEENLTDMVWANAERFGDAVGFRRRVDGTWVDVTTAEFAAQVLAVSKGLIAAGLRQGDRVGLMSRTRYEWTLFDFAIWSAGCVTVPVYETSSADQIEWIMSDSEAAALIVESPEHRAEVNSIIGNVPSVEHVWQIDGPVEGGGSTAVAELTSAGAEIADERVHERRRAVGADDTATLIYTSGTTGRPKGCVLTHRNMLAEVRGDLDAFPQLMRPGNSMLMFLPMAHVLARAISISCVYARLTLGHTGDVKDLVNDLGSFRPTFVLAVPRVFEKVYNTAKQKAHSEGKGRIFDAAEATAVAYSRAKNEAGGPGLALRAKHFVFDKLVYGKLRAALGGRCVAAVSGGAPLGERLTHFYFGVGVPVLEGYGLTETTAAAAVNVEDDYRIGTVGKPIAGTTIRIADDGEVLVKGDVVFHRYWNNDAATADSLEDGWFHTGDLGSLDEDGFLRITGRKKEIIVTAGGKNVAPAVLEDHIRAHPLISQCMVVGDQKPFIGVLVTLDPEFLPSWLAERGRPTDTPASELAEDPDMRAEVQRAIDEANQAVSKAERIKQFRILPQDFSEDRGEMTPSLKVKRNKVAENYASEIAAIYS from the coding sequence GTGCGAGAGTTCAGCGCCCCCGCCACTGTCACGGTGGCCACCGAGGAAAACCTCACCGACATGGTGTGGGCCAATGCCGAGCGGTTCGGCGACGCGGTCGGCTTCCGCCGCCGGGTGGACGGCACCTGGGTGGACGTGACCACGGCCGAGTTCGCCGCGCAGGTACTCGCGGTGTCCAAGGGGCTCATCGCGGCAGGTCTGCGCCAGGGCGACCGAGTGGGGTTGATGTCCCGGACCAGGTACGAGTGGACCCTGTTCGACTTCGCGATCTGGTCGGCAGGGTGCGTGACCGTGCCCGTCTACGAGACCTCCTCGGCCGACCAGATCGAATGGATCATGAGCGACTCCGAGGCCGCCGCCCTGATCGTGGAGTCGCCCGAACACCGCGCCGAGGTGAACTCGATAATCGGCAACGTGCCGAGCGTGGAACACGTCTGGCAGATCGACGGCCCCGTCGAAGGCGGGGGCTCCACGGCGGTCGCCGAGCTCACCTCGGCCGGTGCGGAGATCGCCGACGAGCGGGTACACGAACGTCGCCGTGCCGTCGGGGCCGACGACACGGCCACCCTGATCTACACCTCGGGTACCACGGGCAGGCCGAAGGGCTGCGTGTTGACGCACCGCAACATGCTCGCCGAGGTCCGTGGGGACCTCGACGCGTTCCCGCAGCTGATGCGGCCCGGCAACTCGATGCTGATGTTCCTGCCCATGGCGCACGTGCTGGCCAGGGCCATCTCCATCTCCTGCGTCTACGCGCGGCTGACCCTGGGCCACACCGGCGACGTCAAGGACCTGGTCAACGACCTGGGCTCGTTCCGGCCCACCTTCGTGCTGGCGGTGCCCCGCGTCTTCGAGAAGGTCTACAACACGGCCAAGCAGAAGGCGCACAGCGAGGGCAAGGGCAGGATCTTCGACGCCGCCGAGGCCACCGCGGTGGCCTACAGCCGGGCCAAGAACGAGGCCGGTGGCCCCGGCCTGGCGCTTCGCGCGAAGCACTTCGTGTTCGACAAACTGGTCTACGGCAAGCTGCGTGCCGCGCTGGGAGGCCGCTGCGTGGCCGCGGTCTCGGGAGGCGCGCCGCTCGGCGAGCGGCTGACCCACTTCTACTTCGGGGTGGGAGTACCGGTCCTGGAGGGCTACGGCCTGACCGAGACCACCGCCGCGGCCGCGGTCAACGTGGAGGACGACTACAGGATCGGCACCGTGGGCAAACCGATCGCGGGCACCACGATCCGCATCGCCGACGACGGCGAGGTGCTGGTCAAGGGGGATGTGGTCTTCCACCGCTACTGGAACAACGACGCCGCCACAGCGGACTCGCTGGAGGACGGCTGGTTCCACACCGGCGACCTCGGTTCGCTGGACGAGGACGGTTTCCTCCGGATCACCGGCCGCAAGAAGGAGATCATCGTCACCGCTGGCGGCAAGAACGTGGCCCCGGCCGTGCTGGAGGACCACATCCGCGCCCACCCGCTGATCAGCCAGTGCATGGTGGTGGGTGACCAGAAGCCGTTCATCGGTGTGCTGGTGACGCTGGATCCGGAGTTCCTGCCGTCCTGGCTGGCCGAGCGGGGCAGGCCCACCGACACCCCCGCCAGCGAACTCGCCGAGGACCCCGACATGCGGGCCGAGGTGCAGCGGGCGATCGACGAGGCCAACCAGGCCGTGTCCAAGGCGGAACGCATCAAGCAGTTCCGGATCCTGCCGCAGGACTTCTCCGAGGACAGGGGGGAGATGACCCCGAGCCTGAAGGTCAAGCGCAACAAGGTGGCCGAGAACTACGCCTCGGAGATAGCCGCCATCTACTCCTGA
- a CDS encoding DEDD exonuclease domain-containing protein, whose protein sequence is MSRTAEDQQLSFDELGQPLHDVSFVVLDLETTGGRGSSDEITEIAAVKVRGGRTVGEFSTLVNPGRPIPPSISSITGITDAMVADAPSVAAVLPSFLEFCAGSTLVAHNASFDTGFLRAACERSDLSWPGPPVVCTVRLSRRVLSPDETPNHKLATLARVLGARTTPRHRALDDARATVDVLHALLERLGSHHVYSLEDLLDYLPRVTPQQRRKRTLADGLPDAPGVYLFLGPNDEVLYVGTATNLRRRVRQYFTAGERRGRMREMVALAHRVDHVECAHALEAEVRELRLLEAHQPRYNRRSKFPRAVWWVSLTEEPFPRLTVTRKPRSSSLGPFRTRKAAGNAVEALEDATRLRGCTDRIPKGGGSRRHPCAAHEMGRCGAPCVGYEGTTDYEPRVVPVREVLSGSGDSALRRLRDTIAELSETRRFEEAATHRDRLVELVRGLDRGQRLAALASVPELVAARPDGSGGWLFAVVRHGRLASAGTAPRGTPPMPVVDRLQAAARTVLPSEDPLRGAPVDEVQAVHRWLTGGDARMVRCDSPWSEPAGAAGSWRGWAESASRARVPYEAAD, encoded by the coding sequence ATGAGCCGGACCGCCGAAGACCAGCAACTGTCCTTCGACGAGCTGGGACAGCCGCTGCACGACGTCAGTTTCGTGGTCCTCGACCTGGAGACCACGGGCGGCCGCGGCTCGTCGGACGAGATCACCGAGATCGCCGCGGTCAAGGTGCGCGGCGGGCGGACCGTGGGAGAGTTCTCCACCCTGGTCAATCCGGGACGGCCGATCCCGCCGAGCATCTCGTCGATCACCGGCATCACCGACGCCATGGTCGCCGACGCCCCGAGCGTGGCCGCCGTGCTGCCGTCCTTCCTCGAGTTCTGCGCGGGAAGCACGCTGGTCGCGCACAACGCGAGCTTCGACACCGGCTTCCTGCGGGCCGCCTGCGAGCGGTCGGACCTGAGCTGGCCCGGGCCACCGGTGGTGTGCACGGTCCGGCTGTCACGCCGCGTGCTCTCCCCCGACGAGACGCCGAACCACAAACTCGCCACCCTCGCCCGGGTCCTCGGGGCGAGAACCACACCGCGGCACCGCGCGCTGGACGACGCGCGGGCGACGGTGGACGTGCTGCACGCTCTGCTGGAGCGACTCGGAAGCCACCACGTGTACTCGCTGGAGGACCTGCTCGACTACCTGCCGCGGGTGACGCCGCAGCAACGCCGCAAGCGCACGCTGGCCGACGGGCTGCCCGACGCGCCGGGCGTCTACCTCTTCCTCGGCCCGAACGACGAGGTGCTCTACGTGGGGACGGCGACGAACCTGCGCAGACGAGTGCGCCAGTACTTCACGGCGGGCGAACGGCGCGGCAGGATGCGCGAAATGGTGGCGCTGGCCCACCGGGTGGACCACGTGGAGTGCGCGCACGCCCTCGAGGCCGAGGTCCGTGAGCTGCGGCTGCTGGAGGCACACCAGCCGCGCTACAACCGGCGATCCAAGTTCCCGAGAGCCGTGTGGTGGGTCTCGCTGACCGAGGAGCCGTTCCCCCGTCTGACGGTCACCCGCAAGCCCAGGAGCTCCTCGCTCGGGCCGTTCCGGACTCGGAAGGCCGCGGGGAACGCGGTGGAGGCCCTGGAGGACGCCACCCGGTTGCGGGGGTGCACCGACCGCATTCCGAAAGGCGGAGGATCCCGGCGGCACCCCTGTGCCGCGCACGAGATGGGGCGCTGCGGCGCACCGTGCGTCGGATACGAGGGGACAACGGACTACGAGCCCAGGGTGGTACCGGTCCGGGAAGTGCTGTCGGGCAGCGGTGACTCCGCGCTCCGGCGACTGCGGGACACGATAGCGGAGCTGTCCGAGACGCGGCGCTTCGAGGAGGCGGCCACGCACCGGGACCGCCTCGTCGAGCTCGTCCGCGGCCTGGACCGGGGGCAACGGCTGGCAGCGCTGGCCTCGGTCCCGGAGCTGGTGGCGGCGCGGCCGGACGGTTCCGGCGGATGGCTGTTCGCGGTGGTGCGCCACGGCAGACTGGCCTCCGCCGGAACGGCGCCACGAGGCACCCCGCCGATGCCGGTGGTGGACCGGCTCCAGGCGGCGGCCCGGACGGTGCTGCCGAGCGAGGATCCCCTGCGCGGTGCTCCGGTGGACGAGGTCCAGGCAGTCCACCGGTGGCTCACCGGAGGGGACGCCCGCATGGTGCGGTGCGACTCCCCCTGGTCAGAACCGGCCGGTGCGGCGGGGAGCTGGCGCGGGTGGGCGGAGTCCGCTTCGAGAGCGCGCGTTCCCTACGAGGCGGCTGACTGA
- a CDS encoding C40 family peptidase yields MDEGAMRDVASHGLKRSMRGALTATAVATAVTVSSAPAIADPDLPDNRSDAVEQLQELSRKAEKLTEKYKRAKDDHEARLADLEKAEEEAARAEKAVEQAHTKEEQFRGKVDELTRSVYQGSRMNQLSALLSSESPDAFLDRASILDELARDKQNAVSEFSEATQRAEEARKQAEEARKRAAQAEADAKKIQDEIAEKKAAMEDRVAEVEDKLEELTAEQEQAYQGGGETDYEYAGGAGSASGAVQAALSKQGSPYVYGAEGPSQFDCSGLMYWAYAQTGVDLPRSSSAQAQVGQPISASQLRPGDLIFYYSPVSHVSMYVGNGKAVHAPTSGQVVKVVPYDDIAPVNRMRRVVG; encoded by the coding sequence GTGGACGAAGGAGCAATGCGCGACGTGGCCTCGCACGGACTCAAACGCTCGATGCGGGGAGCACTGACGGCCACGGCGGTTGCCACCGCCGTCACAGTAAGCTCCGCGCCTGCCATCGCAGACCCCGATCTTCCCGACAACAGGTCCGACGCGGTCGAGCAGCTGCAGGAGCTTTCCCGCAAGGCCGAGAAGCTCACCGAGAAGTACAAGCGGGCCAAGGACGACCACGAGGCCCGCCTCGCCGACCTGGAGAAGGCCGAGGAGGAGGCCGCGCGGGCCGAGAAGGCCGTCGAGCAGGCCCACACCAAGGAGGAGCAGTTCCGCGGCAAGGTGGACGAACTGACCAGGTCCGTCTACCAGGGCTCCAGGATGAACCAGCTCTCGGCGCTGCTGTCCAGTGAGTCGCCGGACGCCTTCCTCGACCGCGCTTCCATCCTGGACGAACTGGCGCGGGACAAGCAGAACGCGGTCTCGGAGTTCTCCGAAGCCACCCAGCGGGCCGAGGAGGCCAGGAAGCAGGCCGAGGAGGCCAGGAAGCGCGCCGCGCAGGCCGAGGCCGACGCGAAGAAGATCCAGGACGAGATCGCCGAGAAGAAAGCGGCGATGGAGGATCGGGTCGCCGAGGTCGAGGACAAGCTGGAGGAACTGACCGCCGAGCAGGAGCAGGCGTACCAGGGCGGCGGGGAGACCGACTACGAGTACGCCGGTGGTGCCGGTTCGGCCTCCGGAGCCGTGCAGGCGGCCCTGAGCAAACAGGGCTCGCCCTACGTCTACGGCGCCGAGGGACCCAGTCAGTTCGACTGCTCGGGCCTGATGTACTGGGCCTACGCCCAGACCGGGGTGGACCTGCCCCGTTCCAGCAGCGCCCAGGCCCAGGTCGGGCAGCCGATCTCGGCCTCGCAGCTGAGGCCGGGCGACCTCATCTTCTACTACAGCCCGGTCAGCCACGTCTCCATGTACGTGGGCAATGGGAAGGCCGTGCACGCGCCCACCAGTGGCCAGGTGGTCAAGGTGGTTCCCTACGACGACATCGCCCCCGTCAACCGGATGCGCCGCGTCGTGGGCTGA